The genomic segment AGTTCCCATTTGTGTGAAAGCGCGTTAGCTCTGGAAATTTCTAGCAGGATGCCTCAGAAAGGGTCACAAACAGATGCCTCTGGACGGGAGAGTCTTGTACTGTTTGACTTTAAAAACCAAACGTATGTgtcatattattattaaaatgcattgaagacatttatttcatacatttattaaaatgtagttaataattttttttggttgggaaaaaagcaaaaaggaaaggaaaggagtcCCACCTTTCGGAAGCTGTGAGAGAGGCGACACCCTGACCACAGCTCCTCGGCTTTCCTGGTGCCTGAGGCCGACCTGGGGTTCGGTGGCCTGGGGAGGTCCTGTCACTGAGCTCCTGGCTGGGTGGCACAGCCTTTATCCTCTTCCCGACACAGGCCCACCCCCCAACAGAGGAACATTAACCCAGATTGGAATCCGCTGCTTGTTGGCTACCAGGACAGTGGGGTCGGGGCTGTCGGGTGCGTGACAGTCCGTGCAGGAGCAGCCGGAGGTGGAGGGAGAGCCCTccccgcccacacacacacacacacacacacacacagaggcacagacGACCCGGAGCAGCTGAGCAAACACTGGGCTATAAATGACTCTCCTGGCGCAGATCCTCCAAGGGGCCGGTCCTCGGAGCTGTCTGTCGCCATGGAGGCCAGAGCCCTCTGCctgctggtgctggtgctggcCTCGGTGCCCGCCGGCGCGGACGAGCAGTACCTCGGGCTGTGTGAGTGCCGCTCCAGCTTCCCAGCGGTGGGCAGGGGGGACGAGGGAGGGATGCGGGTGGTCCAGGCAAGGGGCTCCCGGTGGGCTTGTGAGCTAGGAAAACGGACGCACTTCCCCGTTTCTTTAACAATCACCGCTTGTCAGATGCGCACTTGCTCTCCAGTAGCCCTGCGCGGCGGGTCTCGCTGTGCCCGTTCTACAgacaaggaaaccgaggctcagagaaagtCATTGACTTGCCTAAGGCAGTCCTCCCTGGTCAGGGCTGAAATCGGGATGTGAACCCAGGCCCATCCCCTGCCATCCCATGGCCTTCTTTGCCAGAGATTTCTGAATTGCCATGTAGGTTTTTACACATCGTTTTTGcacatttacaaaacaaaacagaaagaccGATGAGAGAACAATcacttccagaacattttcagtGCATACAAACAGTTTTCATTCTAGCCATCGCACTGCCGCTCTGGGTGGGCTGTGGCTGTTTCCTGAACCCCCGTTCGGAGGAACTGGGGTGTGGCTCTTTCCTGGTTGTCCACTGAGCAGGGCGGAGGGCAGCGGTTCCCACACCTGGCAGAGCTATGAAAAACCCCAACGCCAGGGGCACCAGTTAATCCAGAAGTCCCCGGGGGGACCCGGGCAGCAGCAGTTTTCAGAGATCCCTGGCAGATTCAAATGTGAGCAAAGTGTGGGGACCACTAGGATACGGACTCAGGGACTGGCAGCGACAGAGGAGAGAATTTAGGAGATTTCACGTGATTTCCATTTTCCTAAGGTAGAATCCGGTTAGCTAATGAGACAAAGTGGGATTTGGCTGCACAGAGTGACACACAGGCTTGCTGGGAACACGAGTGTTGGAGACTGAGGGATGCACAGGGAAGATGTGACGAGCTCAGCAACTTGGGGACGGGGAGACACGGAAAGGACATAGAAAGCAGCGTGCACGGGCTTTTCCCCACGGagcgctcacctcctgctgcactCTTCGTTTAGAACAAGGGGGCGAGTTTTCAGTGACTGAACAATGAAGGGGAACTTTGTTTCATGGTTCAGGGGACCCCGGATTCCTAGGGCCCCTGCCAGCTGGACCCAGGCCCGTGTTTGACTTCCTGACAAAGTGATAAGAGCATGCCAAGGGGAGCAATGGCCAGGTTCCCTGAGTTGAGCATTTAACAGGacatttctctaaatatttacatGGAAAGCTGATCTGCCTGGGGCGGGGGTGTCGCCATCCTTTGAACGCTGGAGCGCCAGGTGGGGGGTGCAAAGGTGCAAACGAAGCCTACAAACCAGCCCCAAGCTGGTAGGGCTCTGGGGCTGACTGGGCTTTGTCTGGGACAGCGGCAAACCAGTGTGTCGTGCCGGCCAAGGACAGGGTGGACTGCGGCTACCCCGAGATCACCCAGGAGCAGTGCAACAGCAGGGGCTGCTGCTTTGACTCCAGCATCCCGGAGGTGCCCTGGTGCTTCAAGCCTTTGCAGGAAACAGGTGAGCCCGAGCCCGGCAGCTGCGGCCTGGGCCTGCCCCCCATGCGGCCTGGTGTCCCTGGGTGGTCCTGGCCTTTCTGGGCCCCCAGGAAGCCATGCATACCCCGGCCCTCCGTTGGCGGACGCCCAGCACCTGTGCTGCCCCTAGGTGGGCCTCACGGCAGTCTTCGTGCCCAGGACGGTGGCTGTCCTCTTCTGTCTCCTTCGTGTAAAACACAAAAGCAACGGTTTCAAAAAGGTGCTCAAAGCTAAGGTGTCACGTAGAGGGAGCTGGTTTGAAAACTGTCCTcgagagaaatggaaaatacagGTTTGGAGAGCTGGGCCGACTTCCCAGGCTGCTGTCCACAAATCCACCACCCAGAGTCCTTGTCATTTGTGACATGCCCACAGCAGATGGCAGGCAGGTGGTGGCACTGGGCGGCACACCCTGGTGCCTCTccacacccccaaccccaccctgccTCTCCGCACGGTGGCTTGGGTGGACCAGTCCGCTAGGAGCCATCTGGTGTGTCCAGGTGCAGGCTCACCTTACAAGGACGGGCCTACCTGAGGCTCCTTCCTGGCAGCAGCACCCAAAGGGGCCACTCTTGCTTTCGTCCCAGGGTAACAAGGGGGGACCGAGTTCCAGCGGATCCGGCTCCCCGATCAATGCCAGAGGCCCCTGGCCTGCCCAGCGAGGCCGGGGTGGGGGTCCGAGGGGGGCTCCAGGACTGGGAGGGAGCTGTCTGTTGCCTCTTGGCCTCCCCCGGGCACTGTCATCTCACCTGGTGGCCCGAGGTGGGGCACGGTCCGTGGGGCACCTGGCTATCGTCCCccgtggtggggggtgggggagaatgcAGCAGCCGGGCTGACAGTGGAGCCTGCCTGGACCCTCGACCCCAGACAGCTGGCGGGTGGAGGTGAGACTGCCCGGGATGACGATGACACCTCTGCTCTGTTTCCAGAATGCATGTTCTGAGCGCCACCCGCTGCCGCCAGCGCCCTGGAACGCGAGGCTCCGCTCTCTGGGCGCCCCGCCCGCCGTCCCTCCTTTCTGTCCCTCTGCTCCTGGCGGGGCTTCTGCTGCGAGTTAGTGTCGGGGGCTGACGCCTTAGAGAATAAAGACCCGTGCTCAGCACAGGACGGCTGCTCGTCCCTGAGACTTTCCGCCGCGTGTTTTATTTCTGCCGCGTCCACTCATTCCTTTCAGCATTTCCCCTCTGGGGGCGGCCGGAGGGTGTCATCACGTCTCCCAGGAGAGGGTCTGTCCCCCCGGAGAGGGTCTGTCCCCCCCTCAAGGGCAGGAAATAGTCCCCGAGGCTGCACCTCGTGTGGGATATCTCACGTCTCAGGCCGGGCGCTGCCCTGCTGGGGACGGCAGGAACCTCGTAAGTGGCCACTTCCCCGTGTAAGCtgagaaaacacatttcaaacatgagttttaaaaaatgattaatgtCTTTCTTGGTGACGAGCTCGAGCCAGTAAAAGCATCTTACAAACTGGTTCCTTCTTGGTATTTGTTTGCAAGCCAAGTTTGACACCTGTGTCATCTTGGGTggccttttattttctattttttatgaaaaCGGATGCAGCTGTGTGAATAAATCAGTGTCACCGAGGACCATCTCAGGTCCTCACGGCGTCTGAACCACCTCTGGTCTGAGCGTCCTCCCCGACCCCACACGGCTTTCTGGGACAGGTGGCTCTCCGCTCTCCGCGCACACCAGGGCCGTTTCTGGCGGAGCCTCCCGGTGGCTCCTGCTGCCGGGGGACTCTCTGAAAGCCGACACACAATTCTGCCCAGAGGCAGAGGACAGCTCGAGGAGGTGGGTTTCCGGGTCTGAGCCATTTCTGCCCGTTGGAAGAGAGACACCCACTCCCTGAAAACAGCAGCCCTGGTCTCTGAGCTTCACTTGGGGCCTGGTCCCTAGAGCTCACAACATGCCTGGAAGTGAGACATGGCAacccttgttttacagataaggaaaaagcCTTTCTTTACAAAAGCCCCTGCTGAGAGGGTACAATGTCAGGATGTCCCCATCTTGGAATCCAAAGCCCTGGGTGTCCCTTCTAACACCCAGCAGGGAGATTTCCAGCCCTAAGAGTGCACTCCAAGCGTGGCCTCCCCACTCTGAGACCTGCCACCCGGCACCTTCCTCTCCCGCATGTCCTCCTAGCCAGACCCCTGCACCCCTCTCCCCCCCAGACCACGCCCAGCCTTCGAGGGCTGAGGGAGGCGGCCACGGGCCCAGGGCCTCAGCCTCAGGCCACACTGCCACGGCCCACTGGGCGCTGCTTCCTCCCTGGCTAACTGCCCGTGGCCTTGCCCCGAGGACAAGGACTCCGCAGCCTCCCTGCGGTGGGACCTTATTCGTGGAACTGCCAGCTGCATCTCCGAAGGATTCCTTGCCTGCCCCTGTGTCCCTGGGCACTGCCCGTCTGCTGTCCCTGCTGACACCCCTCACTGTGCTCCCACCTGCCCGAGCACCTGGAAAAGAAGGGacccccagagcccaggctgggcGGGCTGCCGTCTGGAGAGCTGCTCCACCCCTCTGCCCGGGCCTGTCCCTTCCTTAGATAGGACAGTGCTTCACGGGCATCCTGGTGGCCTCACCGTTGTTCCTGCTGCCCCAAATGTGGTGGCCCGAGCTCGCTGCCATGTGAGAAGGTGCAGAGGGAGAGGGTCGTCCTGGGAGGTTGTGCTGGAAGCGCAGGATCCCTCTGGTTGGCGCGTTACTCCCCGCGTGTCTGCCGCCTGAGGTCAGAAGCCAGTCCCTGCGTGGGGGTCCTGGCCACCCCCTCCAGCTGGTGATCCACAGCAGGCTCACCACCCTCCACCCTGCAAGAGGGAATCTTCCAGAACACGCCCTCCTTGTCCATCCTGCCGACCTTCCTGAGCCCGTGTCTTCTTGATGGCTGCACCTCAGCCCACCCGGTCTGTCGGGAGATGAGCAAACAGCACTGTTGGGACGAAGCCGCCGGGACGGCCCCGGGCAGATCCTCAGAGACGCACCTGCTGCCGGGGACTCTGATCCCAGCTGCCAGCTTGTGCCACAAATGACATAAGCAAAACCTGTGGCTACCTTGTCCCCACACAGCCTTGGGGCCAAGAGGACCACAGACGTCTGGGGACATCTGCTGGGGTGAGGAGCTTCTCCAGGCCACATGGCAGGGGCGAGACTGAGGGTGCCAAGGCTCTTTCCCAAAGCCAGGTGAGTTCCCATATCAGCAGCCAGAATGGGGACAGGGCCAGGGCTCTGGTGAGGGGGGTGACACGCACGTCCCAGGCACGAAATTTAAGGGGTTGACCAAAGACTCAGCAATCAAAAGAAGCAAGATTTTacgcaatattttaaaaaacccaatcAGCAAATCACACGAGGCCTGCGGACTGctcacctgtttttataaataaagtttcattacATTAGAACTGGGCTGGGATTAGGCTGAGGCGAGTGAGGCAGAATCGTTCCAGTGCAGGGTTGGACCTTGTCTTTAAATTGTTGGTGTTTTGTTCATCATTCCCTCTTTGCattgcttttgattttaaatgtttcGTTATCATATTTATCTTGATCACTGAGTTTTCTAGCGCCCCTTAGAGTTTCCATCCAAGGTGAGTGCTGCACTCGCCTTGCCGCAACCTGGCCACTaggggcgggagggaggcagccctcCAGCGGGGACACCCAGGGGGTTGCACCGTGAGTccgggtggggagggaggagtccCAAAGGTCTCACTGCACCCAGGTGTGACGCTCGGCACCAGGCATGCAGGCCTAAGGAAGTCCcagagaagaagaagagaatgagGGTCACAGTGATTTGGAAAATAAACCCTCACGACAGGGTCCGTAGCGCCCAGCGGGCGTGTTGAACTGACATCCCGGAGGCGGtgggggccctgggccctggagccTGAGCTGGGCAGTTCTCCTGTCTTCACTTGCCCGACACCTGGGAGGTCAGCTTTTGCTGATTCAGGAGAGGAGACGTGCCCGAACCCTTCCGGACTCTCTCAGAATTGTGAAACCAGGTTCATGAACCACACACCatgcattaataaaatgcaaaccaAATTCCAAAGTGGTTATCTGCATCTC from the Eulemur rufifrons isolate Redbay chromosome 7, OSU_ERuf_1, whole genome shotgun sequence genome contains:
- the TFF3 gene encoding trefoil factor 3, with translation MEARALCLLVLVLASVPAGADEQYLGLSANQCVVPAKDRVDCGYPEITQEQCNSRGCCFDSSIPEVPWCFKPLQETECMF